In Halosegnis marinus, one genomic interval encodes:
- a CDS encoding 16S ribosomal RNA methyltransferase A translates to MTASRDPDALIRRAKRGDPDFDQHFLVDDRVLDRIPSYLPEDADRGHLLEIGGGTGALTDRLLAAGDEVTVVERDPELAAFLREEFAAEVDAGRLTVVEGDALDVDLPDFTACVSNLPYGVSSEIAFRLLPEKRPLVLMFQKEFADRMAADPGTDEYGRLSVTAGHYAAVEVVEDVPAAAFDPRPRVESAVVRCTPRDPDYTVPDEAFFLDFVTACFTQRRKTMRNAVRNTAHISGLGDPDAVVDAADEDLMSKRAGTVTPAEFAELAALAWEVGEP, encoded by the coding sequence GTGACTGCCTCGCGCGACCCCGACGCGCTCATCCGCCGCGCCAAGCGGGGGGACCCCGACTTCGACCAGCACTTCCTCGTGGACGACCGGGTGCTCGACCGTATCCCGTCGTACCTCCCCGAGGACGCCGACCGCGGCCACTTGCTGGAGATCGGCGGCGGCACCGGGGCGCTGACCGACCGCCTGCTCGCCGCCGGCGACGAGGTGACCGTCGTGGAGCGCGACCCCGAACTGGCCGCCTTCCTCCGCGAGGAGTTCGCCGCCGAGGTCGATGCCGGCCGGCTCACGGTCGTCGAGGGCGACGCGCTCGACGTGGACCTGCCCGACTTTACCGCCTGCGTCTCGAACCTCCCGTACGGCGTCTCCTCGGAGATAGCGTTCCGCCTGCTCCCCGAGAAGCGCCCGCTCGTGTTGATGTTTCAAAAGGAGTTCGCCGACCGGATGGCCGCCGACCCCGGCACCGACGAGTACGGCCGCCTCTCCGTCACGGCGGGCCACTACGCCGCGGTCGAGGTCGTCGAGGACGTGCCGGCCGCGGCGTTCGACCCGCGGCCCCGCGTCGAGAGCGCCGTCGTCCGGTGTACGCCGCGGGACCCCGACTACACCGTGCCGGACGAGGCGTTCTTCCTCGACTTCGTGACGGCGTGTTTCACCCAGCGGCGCAAGACGATGCGTAACGCCGTCCGCAACACGGCCCACATCTCGGGGCTGGGCGACCCGGACGCCGTGGTCGATGCCGCGGACGAGGACCTCATGTCGAAGCGCGCGGGCACCGTCACGCCGGCCGAGTTCGCCGAACTCGCCGCGCTGGCGTGGGAGGTGGGCGAGCCGTGA
- a CDS encoding 4Fe-4S dicluster domain-containing protein → MSTNEQNREVLGQGVMNVGEGARIFPDVEACIDCGGCVVACKRTWDVGPQEQRISISTMLEGQEADEGFNHRSSQALAEGASPGETSIPMQCYHCENAPCVSVCPVDSLIKKENGFVEVRDDLCIGCQYCLSACPFGAPQFPDSNDGSAQVFGTGGTMDKCTMCEERQHVGKGPACAEECATDAILVGDAAEIADEMEKRGSAPFFNDQAMEIIFGEEAGEFS, encoded by the coding sequence ATGTCTACAAACGAACAAAACAGAGAGGTCCTGGGCCAGGGCGTCATGAACGTCGGGGAGGGAGCGCGTATCTTCCCCGACGTGGAAGCGTGCATCGACTGCGGCGGCTGTGTCGTGGCGTGCAAGCGGACGTGGGACGTCGGCCCGCAGGAACAGCGCATCAGCATCTCGACGATGCTGGAGGGACAGGAGGCGGACGAGGGGTTCAACCACCGGAGCTCACAGGCGCTCGCGGAGGGTGCGAGCCCGGGCGAGACGTCCATTCCGATGCAGTGTTACCACTGCGAGAACGCGCCGTGCGTCTCGGTGTGTCCGGTGGACTCGCTGATCAAGAAGGAGAACGGCTTCGTCGAGGTCCGCGACGACCTCTGTATCGGCTGTCAGTACTGCCTCTCCGCGTGTCCGTTCGGGGCGCCGCAGTTCCCCGACTCGAACGACGGCTCGGCACAGGTGTTCGGCACCGGCGGCACGATGGACAAGTGTACGATGTGCGAGGAGCGCCAGCACGTCGGCAAGGGGCCGGCCTGCGCCGAGGAGTGCGCGACCGACGCTATCCTCGTCGGCGACGCGGCCGAGATCGCCGACGAGATGGAGAAGCGCGGCTCCGCGCCGTTCTTCAACGACCAGGCGATGGAGATAATCTTCGGCGAGGAGGCCGGTGAGTTCTCGTGA
- a CDS encoding 5-methyltetrahydropteroyltriglutamate--homocysteine methyltransferase, which translates to MTELVATTPGLYPLPDDAKVELSDLKGHQKSDLVSGDETGELADAYDRVRAELVETQVEAGLDLITEGQGRWDDMLAHPLAVHEGVETRGIVRYYDNNNFYREPVVTEDLTPSGDVAAELAAASELTDSLQAVLPGPYTLADLATDEHYGDDLLEAVGEFLAGEVAEFPDHETLFLLEPSLVENAPDDGTDERASEALDAVAAATDAEVVVHPFYGALEEKTYAHLMDADVDAIGFDLVSDHEQNVYNVQEYGTKGSVALGVVDGQNTLVEEPATVRERFDWFTEQVPAQSFERAYLTSNTELFYLPVNKAEAKAETLATAADLEEVEA; encoded by the coding sequence ATGACGGAGCTAGTCGCGACGACACCGGGGCTGTACCCCCTTCCCGACGACGCGAAGGTCGAGCTATCGGACCTGAAGGGCCACCAGAAGTCCGACCTCGTCTCGGGCGACGAGACGGGCGAACTCGCCGACGCGTACGACCGCGTCCGTGCCGAGCTCGTGGAGACGCAGGTCGAGGCGGGACTCGACCTGATAACCGAGGGACAGGGCCGCTGGGACGACATGCTCGCGCACCCGCTCGCCGTCCACGAGGGCGTGGAGACGCGCGGCATCGTCCGCTACTACGACAACAACAACTTCTACCGCGAGCCGGTCGTCACCGAGGACCTGACGCCGAGCGGCGACGTCGCCGCGGAGCTTGCGGCCGCGAGCGAACTCACCGACTCGCTGCAGGCCGTTCTCCCCGGCCCGTACACCCTCGCGGACCTCGCCACGGACGAGCACTACGGCGACGACCTGCTGGAGGCGGTCGGCGAGTTCCTCGCCGGCGAGGTCGCCGAGTTCCCCGACCACGAGACGCTGTTCCTGCTCGAACCCTCGCTGGTCGAGAACGCACCGGACGACGGCACGGACGAGCGCGCGAGCGAGGCCCTCGACGCGGTGGCCGCGGCGACCGACGCTGAGGTCGTCGTCCATCCGTTCTACGGCGCGCTGGAGGAGAAGACCTACGCGCACCTGATGGACGCCGACGTGGACGCTATCGGCTTCGACCTCGTGAGCGACCACGAGCAGAACGTCTACAACGTCCAGGAGTACGGCACGAAGGGGTCGGTGGCGCTCGGCGTCGTCGACGGGCAGAACACGCTCGTCGAGGAGCCGGCGACCGTCCGCGAGCGGTTCGACTGGTTCACGGAGCAGGTGCCCGCCCAGTCGTTCGAGCGGGCCTACCTCACCTCGAACACGGAGCTGTTCTACCTGCCCGTCAACAAGGCGGAGGCGAAGGCCGAGACGCTCGCGACCGCCGCCGACCTCGAGGAGGTGGAAGCATGA
- a CDS encoding mechanosensitive ion channel family protein — MTLAQIGVRGLLDSPGEQFAASAVVVVAFLAAAGIVYACGGLLKGRLSDEAAEAVQSAVGMALGIAAGAVLVDIWNQWGPVATAWGEVRPGPTTGVRALIALLALGVTYTVTRITKRFVRVGERRDAISTHQREILHHVVQIALFVPAILFTFLLFDAGVGNVLLSASVLGVVLGLAARQTLGAVLAGFVLLFSRPFKLGDWVEIGDHEGIITDVSIVNTEIRTFDDEVVMIPNDEITSRAVLNRSKNDRLRVTVDVGVDYDTDVARAMETAADAMGGLDDLKESPAPDVVVESFGDSAVVLTLRFYIDNPTIQRKWAAQNAVMESVKTAFEREGIAIPFPQRVLSGREQDGGLRVADERAVAADGNEPNGEERSDGEPEAAVEPATDGGDTGSGDDDGGADG, encoded by the coding sequence GTGACGCTCGCACAGATCGGCGTCCGCGGCCTGCTCGACAGTCCTGGCGAGCAGTTCGCCGCCTCCGCGGTCGTCGTGGTGGCCTTCCTCGCCGCCGCGGGTATCGTGTACGCCTGCGGCGGCCTCCTGAAGGGTCGCCTCTCCGACGAGGCGGCCGAGGCCGTCCAGTCGGCGGTCGGGATGGCGCTCGGCATCGCCGCCGGCGCGGTTCTCGTCGACATCTGGAACCAGTGGGGACCCGTCGCGACGGCGTGGGGCGAGGTCCGACCCGGGCCAACGACCGGGGTGCGCGCGCTCATCGCGCTGCTGGCGCTCGGGGTGACCTACACCGTCACGCGCATCACGAAGCGGTTCGTCCGCGTCGGCGAGCGTCGGGACGCCATCTCGACCCACCAGCGCGAGATACTCCACCACGTCGTCCAGATAGCCCTGTTCGTGCCCGCGATACTGTTCACGTTCCTGCTGTTCGACGCAGGCGTCGGGAACGTGCTGCTGTCGGCCAGCGTCCTCGGTGTCGTGCTCGGTCTCGCGGCGCGCCAAACCCTCGGCGCCGTCCTCGCCGGCTTCGTCCTCCTCTTCTCCCGGCCGTTCAAGCTCGGCGACTGGGTCGAGATCGGCGACCACGAGGGCATCATCACGGACGTCTCCATCGTGAACACGGAGATACGGACGTTCGACGACGAGGTGGTGATGATACCGAACGACGAGATAACCAGCAGGGCGGTGCTCAATCGGTCGAAGAACGATCGCCTGCGCGTCACGGTCGACGTGGGCGTCGATTACGACACCGACGTGGCCCGGGCGATGGAGACGGCCGCCGACGCGATGGGGGGGCTCGACGACCTGAAGGAGTCGCCCGCGCCGGACGTGGTCGTCGAGTCGTTCGGCGACAGCGCCGTCGTGCTCACGCTCCGCTTCTACATCGACAACCCCACCATACAGCGGAAGTGGGCGGCCCAGAACGCCGTCATGGAGTCCGTGAAGACGGCCTTCGAGCGCGAGGGCATCGCCATCCCGTTCCCGCAGCGCGTCCTCTCCGGGCGCGAGCAGGACGGCGGACTCCGCGTCGCTGACGAGCGAGCGGTCGCGGCTGACGGGAACGAACCGAACGGCGAGGAGCGGTCGGACGGGGAGCCCGAGGCGGCCGTCGAACCCGCGACCGACGGCGGCGACACCGGGAGCGGGGACGACGACGGGGGCGCCGATGGGTAG
- a CDS encoding HemK2/MTQ2 family protein methyltransferase encodes MGSDDLAARRGMETEVYGAAEDSKLLADTAVERVKRDERVLEVGTGSGYVAARVATETGAAVTASDVNPHACRRARENAREEGADLPVVRADLVAPFRAGAFDRVLFNPPYLPRDEAAERDDWMERALTGGETGREVIEAFLDGVARVLAPDGSVLLLVSTLTDIGAVASYADARGLAAETAAEESFPFERLAVLEITTKH; translated from the coding sequence ATGGGTAGCGACGACCTCGCCGCCCGCCGGGGGATGGAGACGGAGGTGTACGGGGCCGCCGAGGACTCGAAACTCCTCGCCGACACGGCCGTCGAGCGCGTCAAGCGCGACGAGCGCGTTCTGGAGGTCGGCACGGGCTCCGGCTACGTCGCCGCCCGCGTCGCGACCGAGACGGGCGCGGCCGTGACCGCGAGCGACGTGAACCCCCACGCCTGCCGGCGGGCCCGCGAGAACGCCCGCGAGGAGGGAGCCGACCTCCCCGTCGTCCGGGCGGACCTCGTCGCCCCCTTCCGGGCGGGCGCGTTCGACCGCGTGCTGTTCAATCCCCCGTACCTGCCGCGCGACGAGGCCGCAGAGCGCGACGACTGGATGGAGCGCGCGCTCACGGGCGGGGAAACCGGCCGCGAGGTCATCGAGGCGTTCCTCGACGGCGTGGCCCGGGTGCTCGCGCCCGACGGGAGCGTCCTGCTCCTGGTCTCGACGCTCACGGACATCGGGGCCGTCGCGTCGTACGCCGACGCGCGTGGTCTCGCCGCCGAGACGGCGGCGGAGGAGTCGTTCCCGTTCGAGCGGCTCGCGGTGCTTGAGATTACCACCAAGCATTAG
- a CDS encoding methionine synthase, with product MSDNREQFRPADHPTDSFLLTTVVGSYPKPKWLNRAEDVHEGDEYDFPAEHLHEAHDDACRVITNEHERAGLDAVVDGEMRRNEMVEFFAHRIDGYEFNGPVKVWGHNYFDKPSVTEEVAYDEPWLVDEFEFTTGVADRSVKVPITGPYTLANWSFNEAYDDEEELAYDLADLVNEEVEKLVEAGARYIQIDEPALATTPDDHAIVGECLEHIVAGIPDDVRIGLHVCYGDYSRVYPEINEFPIDEFDVELCNGDYEQIEVFADGDFEPDLALGVTDAHVAEVESVEEIKENIRKGFEVVPPERLTVSPDCGLKLLPREVAYGKMENMVQAAREVEAELDAGEIEVGYAGAGAPADD from the coding sequence ATGAGCGACAACCGCGAGCAGTTCCGGCCCGCGGACCACCCGACCGACAGCTTCCTGCTGACGACCGTCGTCGGCTCGTACCCCAAGCCGAAGTGGCTCAACCGCGCCGAGGACGTCCACGAGGGCGACGAGTACGACTTCCCGGCGGAACACCTCCACGAGGCGCACGACGACGCGTGTCGCGTCATCACGAACGAACACGAGCGCGCGGGGCTGGACGCCGTCGTGGACGGCGAGATGCGCCGCAACGAGATGGTGGAGTTCTTCGCCCACCGAATCGACGGCTACGAGTTCAACGGCCCCGTGAAGGTGTGGGGCCACAACTACTTCGACAAGCCCTCGGTCACGGAGGAAGTCGCCTACGACGAGCCGTGGCTCGTCGACGAGTTCGAGTTCACGACCGGCGTCGCCGACCGCTCGGTGAAGGTGCCCATCACGGGGCCGTACACGCTGGCGAACTGGTCGTTCAACGAGGCGTACGACGACGAGGAGGAGCTCGCGTACGACCTCGCGGACCTCGTGAACGAGGAGGTCGAGAAGCTCGTCGAGGCCGGTGCGCGCTACATCCAGATCGACGAGCCGGCGCTCGCCACGACGCCGGACGACCACGCCATCGTCGGCGAGTGTCTCGAACACATCGTCGCCGGCATCCCCGACGACGTGCGTATCGGCCTCCACGTCTGCTACGGCGACTACTCGCGCGTCTACCCGGAGATAAACGAGTTCCCCATCGACGAGTTCGACGTGGAACTGTGTAACGGCGACTACGAGCAGATCGAGGTGTTCGCCGACGGCGACTTCGAGCCGGACCTCGCGCTCGGCGTGACGGACGCCCACGTCGCGGAGGTCGAGTCCGTCGAGGAGATCAAGGAGAACATCCGGAAGGGGTTCGAGGTCGTCCCGCCGGAGCGGCTCACCGTCAGCCCCGACTGCGGGCTGAAGCTCCTCCCCCGGGAGGTCGCCTACGGGAAGATGGAGAACATGGTACAGGCGGCCCGTGAAGTCGAGGCCGAACTCGACGCGGGCGAGATAGAGGTCGGTTACGCGGGCGCAGGCGCGCCCGCCGACGACTGA
- a CDS encoding DUF655 domain-containing protein encodes MTDSGSDERVEAVVLDSLPNGRPDDTRPQYQKDPLAYALGVEDFRLYELTLTEEAHVLVGDRLLVEPRGERDEVASARRIGFDDLPGAARSELEYAVEELIDADEERFVGFYNDAQPITLRLHQLNLLPGIGKKLRNDILDERKRKPFESFEELTERVSGLHKPREVLAERIAEELREDDLKYRIFVRGE; translated from the coding sequence ATGACCGACTCCGGGAGCGACGAGCGCGTCGAGGCCGTCGTACTGGACTCGTTACCCAACGGGCGGCCCGACGACACGCGGCCGCAGTACCAGAAGGACCCGCTCGCGTACGCGCTCGGCGTCGAGGACTTCCGCCTGTACGAGCTCACGCTCACCGAGGAGGCACACGTCCTCGTCGGCGACCGCCTGCTCGTGGAGCCGCGCGGCGAGCGCGACGAGGTGGCCTCGGCCCGGCGTATCGGCTTCGACGACCTGCCGGGCGCGGCCCGCTCCGAACTGGAGTACGCCGTCGAGGAGCTCATCGACGCCGACGAGGAGCGGTTCGTCGGCTTCTACAACGACGCCCAGCCCATCACGCTGCGGCTCCACCAGCTGAACCTCCTGCCGGGCATCGGGAAGAAGCTGCGCAACGACATCCTCGACGAGCGCAAGCGGAAGCCGTTCGAGTCGTTCGAGGAGCTGACGGAGCGCGTCTCCGGCCTCCACAAGCCGCGGGAGGTCCTCGCCGAACGCATCGCCGAGGAACTCCGCGAGGACGACCTGAAGTACCGCATCTTCGTCCGGGGCGAGTAG
- a CDS encoding formate dehydrogenase subunit alpha, protein MSAEPVSLDLDRRSFMKASALAGGLALGGGTAGHALAQSDGETDGTDDEGELTKTVCNYCAVGCGFRGEREGNAFVGQEPWHENPINNGSLCSKGAGIFSSEHSERRLKHPLQKVDGEWRKISWNEAYDHIASELNTIVEEDGPDATMWLGSAHHSNEEAYAFRKFASMFGTNNVDHQARICHSTTVAGLANTWGYGAMTNTINDYRNFDLNVIIGQNPAEAHPIAMQHILEGQKRGGKIACVDPRFTKTAAHADEFFRMRPGTDVALMMGLIRYLREQDELDREMLDERVFAWEDLASELDRYDLDTVADITWMSVEEIQQLGDMIIEAKPSVQIEWAMGGTQHNNGTQNIRSYAALSLGSGSAARSGGGLQVMRGHANVQGATDLAVASHILPGYYGVGSRGSWEYWADVWNQSPFTSGSTDFDTLYDRFSTMPQDVWTEQGGAADASAMDRSLMFQNGLTVARWFEGALPQSERLNETPLYQENDLRAAFFWGHSANSISEMGKMQQAMQNLDLLVVVDVFPSVASVLPDRDDGVIILPASSQYEHYRSLTNSHRSIQWSEPVRPPSHNSRPDLRIIQELAAKLGEYDYWDGLGAHFDWGSGPNIHNGKSTYEEVIREINIGLRTIGYIQSPERLQQHLDYDYAFSTETLKAEEQGLPVSDEFWGLPWPCWGEGHPGTPIIWNDDMDPRNGGQDFRARWGTQAPTPDDWDGMNTDKPYPMQDTVDAKGVEEGTNLLRDELVPENWESDYQGVINGVPEYPGWKTVLPEDLTNPDALSLPYQYALDPNESVYTLAQELVSRGMEEHVVQPGMNVEESLEWWEQYDYKQPDAPTGRGRARATVWNFIDTVPVHREPIESPRPDLVEQWPANGQQKNFYRFDQNNSVTQEDAMQKVADQGLNTIMTTGRQVEHQGGGSETRSNEMTADLQPHMYAEITPATAEDLDVDGGDMLIVSSTDRGSILVKARVTDRPNDSETFLPFHWGGVFKGQSLEDRYPEGTVPYAIGDSVNAITSRGYDVETQMQETKVSMVRLEPATEQRMEELNMEVIDFPQDRDGIGLQKDFDVRDSETVQ, encoded by the coding sequence ATGAGCGCGGAACCGGTCTCACTCGATCTCGACCGACGTTCGTTCATGAAGGCGAGCGCACTGGCGGGCGGGCTGGCCCTCGGCGGGGGGACGGCAGGCCACGCGCTGGCCCAGAGCGACGGCGAGACCGACGGCACCGACGACGAAGGGGAACTGACGAAGACAGTCTGTAACTACTGTGCGGTCGGCTGCGGCTTCCGCGGCGAACGCGAGGGCAACGCGTTCGTCGGCCAGGAGCCGTGGCACGAGAACCCGATAAACAACGGCTCGCTCTGCTCGAAGGGGGCGGGCATCTTCTCGTCCGAACACTCCGAACGCCGGCTGAAGCACCCGCTCCAGAAGGTGGACGGGGAGTGGCGGAAGATCTCGTGGAACGAGGCGTACGACCACATCGCCTCGGAGCTGAACACCATCGTCGAGGAGGACGGCCCCGACGCGACGATGTGGCTCGGCAGCGCCCACCACTCCAACGAGGAGGCGTACGCGTTCCGGAAGTTCGCCTCGATGTTCGGCACCAACAACGTGGACCACCAGGCGCGTATCTGCCACTCCACGACGGTCGCCGGCCTCGCCAACACGTGGGGTTACGGCGCGATGACGAACACCATCAACGACTACCGGAACTTCGACCTCAACGTCATCATCGGGCAGAACCCGGCCGAAGCCCACCCCATCGCGATGCAGCACATCCTGGAGGGCCAGAAGCGCGGCGGGAAGATCGCCTGCGTGGACCCGCGGTTCACCAAGACCGCGGCCCACGCGGACGAGTTCTTCCGCATGCGCCCGGGGACGGACGTGGCCCTCATGATGGGGCTCATCCGCTACCTGCGCGAGCAGGACGAGCTCGACCGCGAGATGCTCGACGAGCGCGTCTTCGCGTGGGAGGACCTCGCCTCCGAGCTGGACCGCTACGACCTCGATACCGTCGCCGACATCACCTGGATGAGCGTCGAGGAGATCCAGCAGCTCGGGGACATGATAATCGAGGCCAAGCCCAGCGTCCAGATCGAGTGGGCGATGGGCGGCACCCAGCACAACAACGGGACGCAGAACATCCGCTCGTACGCGGCGCTGTCGCTCGGTAGCGGCTCCGCGGCGCGCTCGGGCGGCGGCCTGCAGGTCATGCGCGGCCACGCCAACGTCCAGGGGGCGACCGACCTCGCGGTCGCGAGCCACATCCTGCCCGGCTACTACGGCGTCGGCTCGCGCGGCTCGTGGGAGTACTGGGCCGACGTGTGGAACCAGAGCCCGTTCACGAGCGGGTCGACGGACTTCGACACGCTGTACGACCGCTTCTCGACGATGCCCCAGGACGTCTGGACGGAACAGGGCGGGGCCGCCGACGCGAGCGCGATGGACCGCTCGCTCATGTTCCAGAACGGGCTCACGGTCGCCCGCTGGTTCGAGGGAGCGCTCCCGCAGTCCGAGCGGCTCAACGAGACGCCGCTGTACCAGGAGAACGACCTCCGTGCGGCGTTCTTCTGGGGCCACTCCGCGAACTCCATCTCCGAGATGGGGAAGATGCAGCAGGCGATGCAGAACCTCGACCTGCTGGTCGTCGTGGACGTGTTCCCGTCCGTCGCGTCCGTGCTGCCGGACCGCGACGACGGCGTCATCATCCTGCCGGCGTCGAGCCAGTACGAGCACTACCGCTCGCTGACGAACTCGCACCGCTCCATCCAGTGGTCGGAGCCGGTGCGGCCGCCGTCGCACAACTCCCGGCCCGACCTGCGGATCATCCAGGAACTCGCCGCGAAACTCGGCGAGTATGACTACTGGGACGGCCTCGGCGCCCACTTCGACTGGGGCTCCGGCCCGAACATCCACAACGGGAAGTCCACCTACGAGGAGGTCATCCGCGAGATAAACATCGGCCTGCGGACCATCGGCTACATCCAGAGCCCCGAACGGCTCCAACAGCACCTCGACTACGACTACGCGTTCTCGACGGAGACGCTGAAGGCCGAGGAACAGGGCTTGCCGGTGTCCGACGAGTTCTGGGGGCTGCCGTGGCCCTGCTGGGGCGAGGGCCATCCCGGCACGCCCATCATCTGGAACGACGACATGGACCCGCGCAACGGCGGGCAGGACTTCCGCGCACGCTGGGGCACGCAGGCCCCGACCCCGGACGACTGGGACGGCATGAACACGGACAAGCCGTACCCGATGCAGGACACCGTCGACGCGAAGGGCGTCGAGGAGGGGACGAACCTCCTGCGCGACGAACTCGTCCCGGAGAACTGGGAGAGCGACTACCAGGGCGTCATCAACGGCGTCCCGGAGTACCCCGGCTGGAAGACGGTCCTCCCCGAGGACCTCACCAACCCGGACGCGCTCTCGCTCCCCTACCAGTACGCGCTCGACCCGAACGAGTCCGTGTACACGCTGGCGCAGGAACTCGTCAGCCGGGGGATGGAGGAGCACGTGGTCCAGCCCGGCATGAACGTCGAGGAGTCGCTGGAGTGGTGGGAACAGTACGACTACAAACAGCCCGACGCGCCGACGGGGCGCGGCCGGGCGCGGGCGACGGTGTGGAACTTCATCGACACCGTCCCCGTCCACCGCGAACCCATCGAGAGCCCGCGGCCGGACCTGGTGGAGCAGTGGCCCGCGAACGGCCAGCAGAAGAACTTCTACCGGTTCGACCAGAACAACTCGGTCACCCAGGAGGACGCGATGCAGAAGGTGGCCGACCAGGGGCTCAACACCATCATGACCACCGGCCGGCAGGTGGAACACCAGGGCGGCGGCTCGGAGACGCGGTCGAACGAGATGACCGCCGACCTCCAGCCGCACATGTACGCGGAGATAACGCCGGCGACGGCCGAGGACCTCGACGTGGACGGCGGCGACATGCTCATCGTGTCGTCGACGGACCGCGGGTCCATCCTCGTGAAGGCGCGGGTGACGGACCGCCCGAACGACAGCGAGACGTTCCTCCCCTTCCACTGGGGCGGCGTCTTCAAGGGACAGAGCCTGGAGGACCGCTACCCCGAGGGGACGGTCCCGTACGCCATCGGCGACTCCGTGAACGCCATCACGTCGCGCGGCTACGACGTGGAGACGCAGATGCAGGAGACGAAGGTATCGATGGTCCGGCTGGAGCCGGCCACGGAACAGCGCATGGAGGAACTGAACATGGAGGTCATCGACTTCCCGCAGGACCGGGACGGCATCGGTCTCCAGAAGGACTTCGATGTCCGTGACTCCGAGACGGTGCAATAA